Proteins encoded within one genomic window of Bdellovibrionota bacterium:
- the rfaD gene encoding ADP-glyceromanno-heptose 6-epimerase, whose amino-acid sequence MIIVTGATGFIGSAFVWELNQQGIDNIVCVDLDSSDLKLKNLTKRKYKEFVTKDELLKKLDSALFKKEVEWIVHMGANSSTTATDRTAVMETNLHYTQKLFDWCAVNNKNFIYASSGATYGDGAKGYDDNTSSFELKPLNLYGESKVLFDQYFETQIKEHKKLPASCYGLKFFNVYGPQEYHKEDMSSVVFKAHEQIMDKGILKLFKSHHHEYKDGHQMRDFVYVKDITRWMAELMDKPGQHGIFNMGHGTARTWIDLASEVFKNMDRPMKIDWIEIPQNLREKYQYFTEAKMDKLLKLGLSKPQWPLEKGVKDYVTNYLNQEDQYL is encoded by the coding sequence ATGATCATTGTAACGGGCGCAACAGGATTTATCGGAAGTGCTTTTGTTTGGGAACTCAACCAGCAAGGTATTGATAATATTGTATGTGTTGATCTGGACTCATCAGATTTAAAACTTAAAAATCTAACAAAAAGAAAATACAAAGAATTCGTAACTAAAGATGAACTCCTAAAAAAACTAGATTCTGCACTCTTCAAAAAAGAAGTGGAGTGGATTGTTCACATGGGGGCAAATTCCTCAACGACAGCCACCGACCGCACCGCTGTTATGGAAACGAATTTACACTATACTCAAAAACTTTTCGACTGGTGTGCTGTTAATAACAAAAACTTTATCTACGCATCGAGTGGAGCAACCTACGGGGATGGGGCAAAAGGTTACGACGACAATACTTCTTCCTTCGAATTAAAACCTTTAAACCTTTACGGCGAATCTAAAGTTTTATTTGATCAATACTTTGAAACTCAAATCAAAGAACATAAAAAATTACCCGCTTCCTGTTACGGTTTAAAATTTTTTAACGTTTATGGTCCACAAGAGTATCACAAAGAAGATATGTCGAGCGTTGTCTTCAAAGCGCACGAGCAGATTATGGACAAAGGGATTCTCAAATTATTCAAATCTCATCACCATGAATACAAAGACGGCCACCAGATGAGAGATTTTGTTTACGTCAAAGACATCACGCGCTGGATGGCAGAACTTATGGACAAGCCTGGACAGCATGGAATTTTCAATATGGGGCATGGTACAGCTAGAACTTGGATTGACCTTGCTTCAGAAGTTTTTAAAAATATGGATCGTCCTATGAAAATCGATTGGATCGAGATTCCACAAAATCTTCGCGAAAAATATCAATACTTTACGGAGGCGAAGATGGACAAACTACTTAAGTTAGGATTAAGCAAACCTCAGTGGCCTCTTGAAAAAGGCGTAAAAGATTATGTTACAAATTATTTAAACCAAGAGGATCAATACCTGTGA
- a CDS encoding acyl-CoA desaturase gives MKNINWRNTLFLTLTPIAALISMPLYLQSVGFSWWLVTIFATFYVVSNMAITCGYHRYFAHRSYDVHPILEFIYVFFGSGAFQGSVLEWAADHRIHHSKVDTDQDPYSINKGFWYAHIGWLFVKSNAPMEFPKDLASKKLLQFQHKHYALVSTVVGFGLPWVVGEMLGLGLGGLIFGGIFRVVCTQHSTFFVNSFAHTFGTQPYSTKHTAKDSLIVAILTFGEGYHNYHHEFQHDYRCAIKWYQWDPSKWTIRMFWAMGLVSKLRKVSHYDITMAKIHQQSNRLTLRGVPQEKFAAMKMKLEEAQKRAKQLMNDYQKRKEELKASSQEKYLQLKADMNVARLEFEYACKQWKIYNKMLLKRARV, from the coding sequence ATGAAAAATATCAATTGGAGAAACACTCTTTTCCTAACACTAACTCCCATTGCCGCACTCATTTCAATGCCGCTTTATCTACAGTCTGTTGGATTTAGCTGGTGGTTGGTGACAATCTTTGCAACTTTTTATGTGGTTTCAAATATGGCGATCACTTGTGGATATCACAGATACTTTGCGCATCGAAGTTATGACGTGCATCCAATTCTAGAATTCATCTATGTGTTCTTTGGATCGGGTGCCTTCCAAGGTTCAGTTTTGGAATGGGCCGCAGATCATCGCATTCATCACTCTAAGGTGGACACGGATCAAGATCCTTACAGCATCAACAAAGGCTTTTGGTACGCACATATCGGTTGGCTATTTGTAAAATCAAATGCACCTATGGAATTTCCAAAAGATCTTGCTTCAAAAAAACTTCTGCAATTCCAACATAAGCACTATGCACTTGTTTCAACTGTAGTCGGTTTTGGTTTGCCTTGGGTTGTCGGTGAGATGCTAGGACTTGGATTGGGTGGATTGATCTTTGGAGGAATTTTCAGAGTTGTATGTACACAGCACTCAACATTCTTCGTAAATTCTTTTGCACATACATTTGGAACACAGCCTTACAGCACAAAGCACACGGCTAAAGACAGTCTTATCGTAGCGATTCTTACCTTCGGTGAAGGTTATCACAATTACCATCATGAGTTCCAGCATGACTACCGTTGCGCCATAAAGTGGTACCAATGGGATCCGTCAAAGTGGACCATCAGAATGTTCTGGGCCATGGGATTGGTTTCAAAGCTGCGAAAAGTTTCTCATTACGACATCACAATGGCTAAAATTCATCAGCAGTCCAACAGGCTAACATTGAGAGGCGTTCCGCAAGAAAAGTTTGCTGCGATGAAAATGAAACTGGAAGAAGCTCAAAAAAGAGCAAAACAATTAATGAACGATTATCAAAAAAGAAAAGAGGAACTCAAAGCCTCTTCTCAAGAAAAATATCTCCAACTCAAAGCCGATATGAATGTTGCGCGCTTAGAGTTCGAATATGCCTGCAAACAATGGAAGATCTATAACAAGATGCTTTTAAAAAGAGCTAGAGTTTAG